A window of Streptomyces broussonetiae genomic DNA:
TCCACCGCGCCGACGCCCTTCACGGCGTCCTCGATCGCCCGGTATCCGGTGCAGCGGCAGAGGTTGCCCTTCAACGCCCGTGGCAGATCCGCCTTCTGGTCCTCGGTGAAGGTCGCCGCCGTCATGATCATCCCCGCGGTGCAGAAACCGCACTGGAACCCCGGGGCGTCCTCGAACTGCCGTTGCACGGGATGCGGGGCGCCGGGCCGTCCGAGGCCCTCGATCGTCGTCACCTCCCGGCCGTCCGCGCGGAACGCGGGGGTGATGCAGCTGTGTACCGGCGTCCCGTCCAGCCATACCGTGCAGGCGCCGCAGTCGCCCGCGTCGCACCCCTTCTTGACGCCGAAGTGGCCGAGTTCGCGCAGGAAGGTGCGCAGGCACTGACCGGGGGCCGGCTCCCGGTCGAATTCCCTGCCGTTCACGCGGTAGCTCATGCCAGGTCCCCAGCCGTGAGTTCGCGGCAGATCTCTTCGGCGAAGTGCCGTGTCAGATGCCGGCGGTGGTCGGGGGTCCCGTTGGGGTCGGCGAACCAGACGTCGTCCGGCAGGGCATCGATGCTCTGCCGCAGGGTGCGCACATCGGGCAGGGAGTCGAAGGCGAGACGCACCGGCCGGGTGGTGCCTGCCGTGACGGTGAGCAACAGGTCGTTCGCTCCCAGCCGTTGCGTGCCGACGAGGAACACCGTCGAACGGCCGAGCCGGGTCAGCGTGAAGCGACGGTGCGCGGTGCGCCTGCGCAGCGCGCGCTCCGGAATGGTGATGCGGCGGAGGATCTCCCCGGGGGCGAGAACGTTGCGGTGGTCGCCCGTGACGAAGTCGACGGCGTCGACGAGGCGCACGGAGCCGTCGGGTGCCCACAGTTCGTACTGCGCCTCGAGCGCGACGGTCAGCGTGATCATCGGGCCTGCGGGCAGGGACATGCAGATGTTTCCGCCGACGGTCGCCGCGTTCCACACCTTGAACGAGGACAGCAATGCCTCACAGCTCTTCCGGAAGAGAATTCCGGCGGTCCAGTCCACCGGGCACGAGAAGGCGTACAGGTCGCGGATGGTGCATGTGGCACTGATCTCCAGGCCCTGGTCCGTCGGGACAAGGGGCTCCCAACGCAACGCCGTCAGGTCGATCAGCCGTCGCAGGTCGGGCTGCTCCGTGGAGTAGAGCCATGTCCCGCCCGCGAGCCAGGCGTCGCCCTCGTGCCAGTCCGTGCCTGGCTGCTCGGACGGTCGCCGGATCACTTCGGTGATGGTGTTGAGGTCCATGGAAACCGACCTACGGGAGAACGGGCCTACGGGAGGACAACTGTCCCCCGGCACTGCTGGAGTTGGGTTCCCGCCGGCCGAGCAAATGTGGGCCACCATGCGCCGTCCGGGCGGCTGGGCCGCGAGGTACCGGCGGGCACGGACACTCTCGTTACAGCGTATCGCAGCGTGCGGGTGAGGGCCCGGCCGAGGACAACTGGAAGTAGTCGGTTCACCGCGGACCGTAACCGATGAAGCGCTCCTGGGCCGGAAGATATCGATACCGATGTCCCCCGCCCACCCCGATCACCTGGACCCACCGCCGTCCTCGACCGGTACGGGACAAACGTGCTGCGGTTCTGGTCGATGAGCAGCTGACGGCCGAGCGGGGGCGCGGCTCGCGGTGTCGTAGACGCTCCACAGCGGGCAAGTGCCACCGGCGCGGGAGAACCGGAATCCGGTCGCGGACTGCCGTGTCGCGAGGACGGATGGAGGCTGCGGCTTCTCCCGTCGTAGTGGTGCATCCGGTCGCCAGGCTCGGCGGCCAGACGGGTGCCGGGTGCCGGGTGCCTCGGCAGGTCTCGCGGTGAGGGCGCCTGTCACCTCACCCGGCCGGATGCCGGTTCCCTCGGCCAGACGCTCGGCGGCGAGGTCGGTCTCGTGCCGGTGGTTCCGGCTGCGGTGGAAGAGGTCCCGGATCCCCTCTCGCAGCACCTCCGGCGCCGGCACCGACTCGTGCGCCGCAAAGGGTTCAGCCTCTGGCCGACCTGGCCCAGCGGGCGTACTCGGTCGGTGTCCTGCCGTACCGCTTCTTGAAGGTGCGGATGAAGTGGCTGCTGTCGGCGAACTGCCAGTGGGCGGCGAGTTCGGAGACGCTCAGCGAGCCGGCCGGAGCGGTGAGGGCGAGCCGGGCTTCTTCCATGCGTCGGCGTCGGATGTAGGAGGCCACCGACTCGCCTGTCGCCGCGAATGCCCGGTGCAGGGTGCGTACGGAGACGTTCAGTTGGCGCGCCAGCAGCGCCGGAGAAAGCCCGGAGTCGGCGAGCATGCCGTCGGCGAGGTCCTTGGCGGCCTGGGCGAGCACGGGAGCCAGCCGGGGCTCCGCGTCGTCGAAGCCCCGCCCGGCCACCGCCTTGGCCAGTTCGAGCAGAGCGCCGCGGGCGGCTCGGACTCCGGCCGCGCCGAGGTCGGCCATGGTCGCGTGGATCATGTTGGCGTGCGACACCAGCAGGCGCACCTCGGCCAAGTCCGCGGGACCGGTGACGACCCGGTCCCCGAGCAGTGGGGTGAGCATGGCGGCGGGCAGGACGATCACCCGGGCCGTCGTGCCGGGCGCCGTCTCGAAGTGCGAGGGCCGCCCGACATGCCGGAGGAGGAACTGCCCGGCCGACACGGTGTGTTCGACGCCGTCGCGGGCGCCGCCCAGCGTCCACGCACCCCGGTACACCGCATACAGCCGCACCTGGTCCTCGACGCCGCCCGCAGTGCCCGCCGTCCGGATGGCCGACGCACCCTCGATGTCGGTGATCGCCGCGTCGCCCACCGTGGTGGCCCGGGTTCTGACCCGGAAGTCGTCGATCGTGGCCCGGCTGAAGGCCGGCAGCGGGAAGCCGTCGCCGACCTGCGTCTGCCACCCGCTCCGAAAGGCGTCGAACGCCCGAGGTACGGCGCCAGGGGTCGTGGAGTCCAGGCGGAACGCCCCGCCTGCCCGGGCACCTTCGGCTTCGGCACTCTTCATGGCCGGTCCACACCTCGTGTTCGTTGGTCCGCCGCTGTCGCGTGGCGTTGATGTCCCATCCGGACGGCGCCGTGGTCCAAGCGCGCACCGTGCCGAGTTTTCTACGGTCCTGCGAGGGGGGCAATGCCGGGCTGCCGCGGCCTGGCTCCGCGAGAAGACGAGGATCTTGTGAACGATCAGCATTCCGGCCGCGTAGCGGTCGTCACGGGTGCGGGCTCCGGCATCGGCGCCGCGACCGCGTACCGGTTCGCCGCCGACGGGTACAGGGTGGCGCTCGTGGGCCGCACCGAGGCGACGTTGCGGCGGACCGCGCACGAGGGACCGGAGGGCGCGGACATGCGTCCGTGGGTCGCGGACGTCTCGGACCCGGCCGCCATCAGCGCGGTCATGAACGCCGTCGCCGAGCGGTTCGGCCGCTTGGACGTCCTGGTCAACAACGCGGGCGTGGCGATCCCCGGCACCGTCGAACAGATAGATCCGGAGGACTACCGGACCATGATGGGCACCAACATCGACGGCGCCTTCTTCGCCTCGCGAGCCGCCCTGCCCCATCTGCGGGCGGTACGTGGCTGCATCGTCAACGTCGGGTCGGTCGGCGGCCTGCGCGGTGACTGGGGCCAGGCCGCCTACGACATGACCAAAGGCGCACTGGTGAACCTGACCAACGCGATGGCGCTGGACCACGGCCGGGAGATCCGGGTCAACGCCGTCCACCCACAACGCCGTCCACCCGGGTGTGACACTCAGCAGCCAGTTCCTGCGCGACGCACTCGCCGAGGGCACCTCGCTGCATCAGCGCTTCGTGGATCGCGTACCCATGGGCCGGCCCGCGGAGCCGGCCGAGGTCGCCGCCGCCGTGGCCTTTCTCACCGGTCCTGACGCGGCGTACCTGAACGGGGTGCACCTTCCCGTGGACGGCGGCCTGACCGCGTCGAACGGCCAGAGCGATCTGTACCGAGCGGACGTCTGACACCACATCCGCCGCCGACGGCGACATCTGCCGAACTTGCCGGTCACAGCGACTCGTTGAGGGCGGACATGGCGCCTGATGCCGGACATCGAGCGCCGCACCAGCCCGGTTGCGTGCCTGAAGCGGCCACGCGCATCCTCCGCCGCCCAGCCGGAGCAACCAGACGTTCGGCCATCGACACGCAGACCGCCGGCACGGCCGGACGAGACGGTCTCTTGAGCACCGGGCGTCATCGAGGTCGTGGGCCTGGTGAACCCGGCGGCCCGTGGAGGACGAGGCGTCGCGGGCGAGCACCCGGCCGTCGCCATGGGGCACCTCGCAGGTTGGCGGGTCATTCCTCCAGGGCTGCCGCGATACGGTCGAGGTCGGTGAGCAGCGCTGCCATGCGCTGCGGCGGGACGGCCTCGGCCATGCGCCGTTCGACGGCGTATACGGCAGCCTGGACCGCGGTCAGGCGTGCCTGCCCCTTCCCGGTGAGGTGGGCGGGCCGGGCACGTACGGTCTGACCGGCTCCCCCGGTCGCTGTGGTGGCCCCCGCGCGGCACGTCCGTGCGGGGGGTCAGCCTCTGTCCGGCGCCGCCAACCGGTGCAGCCGTAGGGCCAGTTGGATCTCCAGGGCGCGGGCGGGCGTCTGCCAGTCCGCGCCGAGCAGCCTGCCCACCCGCTCCAGCCGCTGGGCCACCGTGTTGACATGGACGTGGAGAGTGTCCTTGGTGCGGGCCGGGCTCATCCCGCAGGCGAAATACGCCTCCAGGGTCTGCAGCAGTTCCGTTCCGCGCCGCTCGTCGTACCCCGCCACCGGGCCGATGGTCCGCTCCACGAAGCCAGTGATGTCCCGTTCGCCCGCGAGGAGCAGGCCGAGAAAGCCGAAGTCCTCGGCCGCCGCGCCGTCCCCGGCCCGGCCCAGCAGGTGCAGCGCGTCCAGGCAGCGACGGCCCTCGGCGTAGGCGGCGGTGACGGTCTCGGGGTGCGCGGCGAGGGCGGTGACGGGCGCGGAGGCGCCGACCGTGACCGGCTGCCGGACGGCCGTGCCCAGGTGGCGGGCGGTGCGGCGGGCCAGCTCCGTGGCACTGTCGCCGGCCCCGAGCGGCAGCAGCAGGACGGTGCCGCCGTCGCGCGCGGCGGCGAGGCCCTGCCGGGTGGCGGCGAGGTGGGAGGCGGCCGACCACAGACGGCGGCGGGCCGCGGCCTCCTCGTCGGCGTCGGCCGCCGGGCCGTCCAGACGTGCGGCGAGTACGACATGGGTCGCGTCCAGGTCGGCGTGCAGCCGGTCGGCGCGTTCGCGCAGCAGCCGAGGGTCCCGGTCGCGGGCGTCCAGCAGATCGTCCAACAGCTCGCCGCGCACGCGCTGTTCGGCCTCGGCGGCGGATCGGCGGGCGAGCAGGAGCAGCGAGGTGACCATGGCCGCCCGCTCCAGTGTGCGCTGGTCCACGGGGTCCAGGCCGGGGTGTCCGCGCAGGACCAGCGCGCCGAGCAGTTCGCCGCCCGCGGCCACCGGGGCGATCCAGTCCGTGCCGTGACGTACGGCGTGCCCCTCGGCCCGGGATGCCTCGAGCGCCTCGGCCGGTGCCGCGGCGGCCTCGGTGAACTCGACAGTGGCGTCGAGGACTTGGGAGACGGCGGCGGCGACGTCGTGCACCCCGCCGCCGCGCAGGACGAGTTCGGCGAGCCGGTCGTGGACGTCGGAGGCACGCTCGACGGCGGCGCTGCGGTCCCGGATGATCTCGTTGGCGCGCTCCAGGCCGGCCAGCGCGGCGCGGGTCTCGGTGATCAGGTTGGCGGTGTCGATCGCGGCGGCGGCGAGCGCGGCGAAGGAGCCGAGCAGGGCGATCTGTACGCGTTCGAAGACGCGTGCCCGGCGGTCGGCGGCGAAGAGGACCCCGATGACATGCGGGCCGAGCATGAGGGGCACGCCGAGGATGGCGACCAGTCCCTCGTCACGGACCCCGGCGTCGATGGTGAGGGTGTGCTGGAAGCGGGCGTCCTGGAAATAGTCGTCGGTGACGTACGGCCGGGTGGTCTGCGCGACCAGCCCGCCGAGCCCCTCCCCCAGGCCCAGCCGCAGCTGCTGGAAGCGCGCGGAGACCGAGCCCTCCGTCACCCGCATATAGGTGTCGCCGCGTGCCGGGTCGTGCAGGGTGAGGTAGGCGACGTCCGTGCCGAGCAGGGAGCGGGCGCGCTGGACGATGGCCTGCAGAACGGCGTCCAGATCGCGCAGGCCCGCGAGGTCGTGGGCGGTCTCGAAGAGTGCGGACAGCTCCGCCTCCCGGCGCCGTCGCCCCTCCAGCTCGGCGCGGACGCGCAGGGCGAGCAGTCTGGTCTGTTCCAGTTCGGCGACGCGGTCGGCCGGGCGTCCCTCGGCGCGCGCGAGCAGCACCGGCTGCTCGTAGGCCTCCACGGAGGCGTCGCGGGCCAGCAGCTCGAGGTACGGGGCCTCGGGGCCGTGGCCGAGGACCGGCTGAACGTGATCGCGAGACATGGTCACAGGATTCCGCATCGACGGCCCAGCCGGTCGGGCCTGTGGACAACTCCCGGGCTTCGTGACTTCCGGGCTGATGGACCTCCGGGCTTCCCGGCGTTCCTGGCCTCCCGGGCGTTCGTGGGCCTCCCCGGGCGTTCCTGGCCTCCCGGGCCGGAGGTTCTCCTCTTCCTCAGTGAGCCGTCCACCCACCGTCGAGGACGAGTGAGGTGCCGGTGACGAAGGACGCCTGCGGGCTGCACAGGTAGGCCACGGCCTCGGCGACCTCGTCCGGTTCGATGAGCCGGTGGACGGCACTGTCCTTGAGCAACACCTCGGAGACCACCCGCTCCTCGGGGATGCCGTGCACCCGTGCCTGGTCGGCGATCTGCTTCTCGACCAGGGGCGTGCGCACATAGGCCGGATTCACACAGTTCGAGGTCACCCCGTGGGCGGCACCTTCCAGAGCGGCCGTCTTGGACAGGCCCTCGAGACCGTGTTTGGCCGCCACATAGGCCGATTTGAAAGCGGAGGCGCGCAGACCATGGACGGAGGACACATTGACGATCCGGCCCCAGCCCTGTGCGTACATGTGCGGCAGGGCACCGCGGATGAGCCGGAAGGGCGCCTCCAGCATCACGGTCAGCACGGCGTGGAAGACCTCCGGCGGGAAGTCCTCGATGGGGCGCACCAGTTGCAGGCCCGCGTTGTTGACCAGCACGTCCGTCCCGGCGGCGGCCCGCTCGGCGGCATCGAGGTCGGTGAGGTCCACGACGTGCGGAACGACGGTCCCGGGAAGGTCGGCGGCCCGTTCCGCCTGCGCGGCGAGTTCGGCCAGGCCGGCCGCGTCACGGTCGACGGCCCGCACCTCGGCCCCGGCGGCGGCGAGCCGCAGCGCGCAGGCGCGGCCGATGCCGCCGGCGGCACCGGTGACGAGGGCGGTGCGACCGCCGAGGTCGAGGGCGAGGGGCTGGGCGCGAGGGCCGGGCGGGGGGTTGGACGCGGTCATGCGCCGACCCTAGACGGAGCCCACCCGTCACCACATGTGGCGTGCACCCACACTTCAGTTGATGGTCATAGGGTCAAACCATGTGGGTGCCTCGGACATGGCCTGCTTGATCCGGAAGAGGCCGAACTCGTGCAGATCGGGCAGCGCGTCCACGGCGAACCAGCCCACTTCCAGCGACTCGTCGTCGTTGACCCGGGCGCTGCCGCCCACGGCGCGGCAGCGGACGGTGATGTCCATGTACTGGCAGGTGTCACCGTTGGGGTAGGTGACCGGCTCCAGGGCCTGGACCAGGACGACCCGCTCGGCGACGCAGTGCACCGCCGTCTCCTCGAAGACCTCCCGCACGGCGCAGGCCGCGGGCTGCTCACCCGGGTCCGGGATGCCGCCGATCACCGACCACTTGCCGTTGTCGACCCGGCGGCCCAGCAGCACTCTGCCCTCGTCGTCGAAGACGATCGCGGTGACCCCGGGCAGCCAGAGCAACTGCTGTCCGGCGGCGGCCCGCAGCGTACGGATGAAGTCAGGAGTAGCCATGGCCCGACCCTAACGGGCCGGGCTCGAGCTTTGTCGCCGGTCCAGGAGGCGTACGCCGGTCGTACGGTCAGGCGCCACCGGCGCGGCGGCCGCGCAGCCCGGACCCGATCGCCCAGCCGACGCCGCCGGCGGCGACCAGCACCAGAGCCATCTCCGGCAGGATGCCCAGCTCGGTCGCCGGGGTCTTGGAGGTGCGCAGCGGCACCTTCTGCACGAGATAGGCGGGCACGAACATGCCGGTCTTCTGGGTGATCTTCCCGTCCGGCATGATGACTGCGCTGACGCCGCTGGTCACCGGCACGGTGACGGTGCGGCTGTGCTCGACGGCACGGATCCGGGACATGGCGAGCTGCTGGTAGGTCATCTCGCTGCGGTCGAACGTGGCGTTGTTGCTGGGCACGGAGATCATCTCCGCGCCGTGCGTGACGGTGTCCCGCACCGCCCAGTCGAAGGCGGCCTCGTAGCAGGTGGCCAGACCCACCTTGGCGCCGTCGAGGTCGAACACGCCGGGCTTGCTGCCCCGGCTGAAGTCCTGGCGGACCATGCCGGTCCAGTTCTTGTTGATCGCGCCGACGAGCCCGCGCAGCGGGAGGTACTCGCCGAACGGCTGTATCTGCCGCTTGTCGTAGGTCTGCGTCGGCCCCTTGACCGGGTCCCACAGGATCTGCTCGTTCAGCAGCTTCCCGTCGCGCTCCACGACTCCGCCGACCGAGATGGGCACACCGACCGCCTTGGCGGCCTCGTTGATGACGACGGCCGCGTCGGGGTTGGCGAAGGGGTCGATGTCGGATGAGTTCTCCGGCCACAGCACGAAGTCGGGCCTCGCGACCTTGCCCGCCTTGACGTCGGCGGCGAGCCTGAGCGTCTCGCGCACGTGGTGGTCGAGCACGGCCCGCCGCTGGGCGCTGAACTCCAGCCCCGAGCGCGGCACGTTGCCCTGGATGACGGCAACGGTCCGGGTGCCGTCCTCGGCCTTGTCGCTCACGAGCGGCCGGGCGGCGACCGCGCCCACCACCGGGACGGCCACGCTCAGCAGCGCGGCGGCCGCGGCCCCGCGCCACACGGCCCGGCTCCGGCGCTTCTCGGCGATCAGCCGGCCGGCCTCGTACAGACCGAAGCCGCACAGGACGACCGCGAAGCCCAGCACCGGGGTGCCGCCCACCGCGGCGAGCGGCAGGAAGACGCCGTCCGCCTGGCCGAAGGCGATCTTGCCCCAGGGGAAGCCCTGGAAGGGCACACGCGCGCGTACGGCCTCGCCCGCGATCCAGACGGCGGCGGCCCACAGGGGCCAGGCCGGCAGTCTGGAGACGGCTGCGACGCCGACGCCGACCAGGGCGATGAAGATCGCCTCGATCGCGACCAGGGCCAGCCAGGGACCAGGCCCGACCTCTACGCCGGTCCATACCAGTAGGGGCAGCAAAAAGCCCAGGCCGAAGAGGTAGCCGAGGCCCAGAGCCGCCTTCCAGCTCCGACCGCGCAGCACCCAGGCGAAACCGGCGAAGGCGGGCAGCGCCAGCCACCACAGGGTGCGCGGCGGAAAGCTGACGTAGAGCAGCACTCCGCAGAGCGCGGAGGCGACGGCCGGGACCAGGCGCAGCAGCCGGGCGCCGCGCGTGCCGGAGGCGGACGGCTGGAGCTGGTCCGGCTGGTCCACGGAGGTTGCGGTGACGGTCACCCGGGTGAGTGTACGGCGGCTGACCTGGCCACCGACAGCACGGTCCGCGGGCCGGCCCGGGCCCCACCGCACCTCCGGCCGCCGTCCCGCGGTCCGCCGCGCGACGGGTCCGGGCCGCCAGCACGGATCAGCCGCGCCGGCACGCTTGCCCCGGCTCGACGATGCGCCGCATCTCGTGCCCAAACCGGTCATCAGCCGCTACGGTGTGCCCAGCCTCGGCAGTGCGGCCGGACTGGGTGCCGTGCCCTGCCGTGGCCCGACAGGGGCGTTCGGGGACGAGGGGCGGCGGGTGGGCTCGACGGGGATGAGGCCTGCGGCCGGTGCGGACGCGGCGGGCACCAGAGGAAACGTTTCTGACGGCGCGGGCATGATTCTGCTCGGCGCCTGCGCGGGATGGGCGCTGCTCACCGCGGCGGCCCATGACGGACGGCCCGAGGGCGTGCTGCTCGCGGTGCTCGCCGTGACCGCCGGTCATGCCGTCGGCCGGGTCTCCGGAGCCCTGCTGCCCGTCGCCACGCCCTGCGCCGGCGCGCTGGCCGCCCTCGCGCTGGCCGTGGCGCAGCCCGATCTCTCCCCCGGCTTCTGGTACGCCGCCCCGCTCGGGCACACCGGTGGTACGGCCGCTCTGCTGGCGCTGGCCACCGGAGCCGCGAGCTGTGCCGCATGGGCCGCGCCCACACCGGCGCTGCGGCTCGGGATGTGGGCGCTGGCCGTCGGGATCGTGCTGACCGGGGCCGCCCTGGGTTCGGCGGCCGGGTGCGCGGCCGGTGCGGCCGTACTGCTGTGCGCGCTGGCCGCGGGCTCGCCGGTCCGTCGGGGTGTGTCCCTGCTGGGTCTGGCCGTTGCGGCGGCCCTGGTGGCGGGCACGGCGTGGGCGCTCGCCTCGGATGCCCTGCGCGGCGGGCTCGCGGGCGTGCTCGAGGGCCGGCTCACCGCGCACCGGGTGGGGCTGTGGCAGGACGCCCTGCGGATGGCCGACCGGAACCGGGGTCTCGGCGTCGGCCCGGACCGGTTCGGGGAGCTGAGCCCGGCGGCGTCACAGACGGTGCCGGCAGACGGCAAGCCGCATTCGGCCCCGCTTCAGGTGGCGGCGGAGCAGGGCCTGGTCGGGGTCGTACTGATCGCCGCCGTGTTCTGCTGGGTGCTGCACGCGCTGTGGCGTACGCCGCGCTCGACGCCGGTCGCCCTCACCGCGGGCGCCGCTCTCACGGCCCTGGCCGCGCTGGCCTCGGTGAGCAACGCGCTGAGCTTCACCTCGGTGACGGCGGGCGCCGGGCTGCTCGCCGGGTGGGCGACGGCGCGGCCCTGGGCGCGCGAGGACGCGGAGCCGCGGCTCTGACCGGTGCCGTCGGCAGTTCACCGGCGCGCGGTCTCAGGTGGCAGGACCCGGTGTGACGGTCCGCAACCGGGCCCGGATGACCCGTACCGCGGATTCCGCGTTGTCCACGGTGATCGTGAAGGTGTGGCCGTCCCACAGGCGCAGCACGATGCCCTCGCCCCGGCGTACGACCACCGCGGTGCCCTTCTCGGGCCGCCACCGGTAGCCCCAGCCGCCCCACTGCCGGGGCGTGACCAGGGCGGTGAAGTCGGCACCTGCCACATGGGAGAGCGGGATACGGCGGCGCGGCAGCCCCATGTGGCCGCAGCGCACCTCGAGGGACTCCTTGTCGAGCCGCAGGTCGACGTGCACGAAGGCGAGCGTGCCGAAGAGGACCAGCAGGCCCGCGGCGATGCAGCCCACGACCGACATCGCCAGCGGGGCGATGCCCGAGGTCCATGCCGAGTCCACGGCCAGCTCGATACCGAGCGCCATGCAGGCCGCGCCGACCAGCGCCAGCAGCCACTGGCAGCGGTTGGTGGCCCGTCCGGTCCAGACATCGGGGTGCGGGGTGTCGTCGGCGTGGGGGTGGTCCCTCATGTTTATGAGATTACTCAGGATCCGCTGCGCGGGCAGGGCGCGGCGGAGCGTGACTGACCCTGGTGGGGGCACAGCGGGCCCACCGATGCCGGACCGGTCAGCGCACCGGGCTGACGGACCGCAGGAAGCGGCCTTCCGCGTAGGACAGGGCGGTGTCCGGGAGCGTGGCCTCGTGGCCGCTGAGCAGCACCGTGAGGGTGGTGTCGGCGACGGCGTGCGGGGCCGGCTCCGCGCCGATCCGGCGCAGCGCCTGGGCGGCCACCGCCCCGGCGGAGCCGTGCAGCGCCAGCGGCGGGCGGTCCGGGCGCTGGACGGCGGCACGGATCCGCTCGCCGACCAGCTCGTAGTTGGTGCAGCCGAGGACGACGGTGGTTACGTCCTCGGGGGTGCGGGCGGCAGCGGAGGCGATCGCGGCCTCGACCGCGGCCTCGTCGGCGTGGTGGATCGCGTCCGCCAGGCCGGGGCAGGCCACCTCGGTGACGGTCGCACCGGCGGCGAACTGCTCGATCAGACCGCGCTGGTAGGCGCTCCCGGTGGTGGCGGGGGTGGCCCAGATGGCGACATGGCCGCCGCCCGCGGCGGCCGGCTTGATCGCGGGGACCGTTCCGATGATCGGCAGATCCGGTTCGAAACGGGCCCGCATCTGCGGCAGCGAGTGCACGGACGCGGTGTTGCAGGCGACGATCAGGACATCGGGCCCGTGGGCGGCGGCGGCCTCGGCGACATCGAGGGCCCGCTGTGTGATGTCCTGTGGGGTGCGCGGCCCCCAGGGCATCCCGTCGGGGTCCCAGGAGAGCACGAGATCCGCGTCGGGCCGCAGCCGCCGTACCGCGGCGGCGGCGGGAAGCAGGCCGATTCCGGAGTCCATGAGCGCGATCTTCACCCGGCCACGATAGACGATCGGGCATGACCGACCGCCCGGGTGGGGCAGACTGCGGCCGTGAGCGCCCTGATGTGGATCACCGTCGTCTCGCTGGCCGCCTGGTGCTGGCTGCTGCTGTTCCAGGGCTTCTTCTGGCGCACGGACGTCCGGCTGCCGGCGCACGGGGAACCGGCGGCGTGGCCGTCCGTGTGTGTCGTCGTGCCGGCCCGGGACGAGGCGGCCGTGCTGCCCGCGAGTCTGCCGTCGCTGCTGGCACAGGACTATCCGGGGCGGGCGGAGGTCTTCCTCGTGGACGACGGGAGTACGGACGGCACGGGCGAGCTGGCCCGGGAGCTGTCGCGGCGGCACGGGGGGCTGCCGCTGACGGTGGGCTCGCCCGGGGAGCCGCCGGCGGGCTGGACGGGCAAGCTGTGGGCGGTTCGGCACGGCATCGGCCTGGCACGCGCGCGTGATCCCGAGTTTCTGCTGCTGACGGACGCGGACATCGCACACGCTCCGCACAGCCTGCGGGAACTGGTGGCGGCGGCGGACACCGGGGGCTTCGACGTCGTGTCGCAGATGGCGCGACTGCGGGTGGAGAGCCTGTGGGAGCGGCTGGTGGTGCCGGCGTTCGTGTACTTCTTCGCGCAGTTGTATCCCTTCCGCCGGATCAGTAGGAGAAGGTCGCGCACGGCCGCGGCGGCGGGCGGCTGTGTCCTGCTGCGCGCCGGCATGGCCGAGCGGGCCCGCATCCCGGACGCCATCCGGCACGCCGTGATCGACGACGTGGCGCTCGCGCGCGCGGTCAAGGGCGCCGGAGGGCACGTCTGGCTGGGGCTGGCCGAGCGGGTGGACAGCGTGCGGCCCTATCCGCGGCTGCACGACCTGTGGCGGATGGTCTCGCGCAGCGCCTACGCCCAGTTGCGGCACAACCCGCTGCTGCTGATCGGTACGGTCGCCGGGCTCGCCCTGGTCTACCTGGTGCCGCCCGCCGCACTGGTCGCGGGCGCGGCCGACGGCAATGCGCCCACGGCGGTGCTCGGCGCCCTGGCGTGGGCGGGGATGGCGGGGACGTATCTGCCGATGCTGCGCTACTACGGCCAGCCCGTGTGGCTCGCTCCGCTGCTGCCGTTCACCGCGTTTCTGTATCTGCTGATGACGGTCGACTCGGCCGTGCAGCACCACCGGGGGCGCGGGGCCGCCTGGAAGGGCCGTACGTACGCGCGTCCGGATGCCGTGCCCGACGAGGGCTAGGCCCTGTCGTCACATTCCCGTCGTCGCCCGAAGGGCGGCCTCGCGGCGTCCGGTGCGTGCTCCCGGCGTGCCGGACGGAAGTCCTCGTACTGGACGTACATGGGCTTTCGCCCGGTGCGGCGAGAGGGCGTGCCAGGCGTCGCGAGGCAGACGGGAATGTGACGACAGGGCCTCGCACGCCCGGTCACTTGCGGCCGGGTGTCCAGTTCATGCCCCAGCCGTAGGCACGGTCCACGGTCCGCTGCGGGCTCACCGCGCGCTCCGGCACCAGATAGCGCGCCTCG
This region includes:
- a CDS encoding O-antigen ligase family protein, whose translation is MILLGACAGWALLTAAAHDGRPEGVLLAVLAVTAGHAVGRVSGALLPVATPCAGALAALALAVAQPDLSPGFWYAAPLGHTGGTAALLALATGAASCAAWAAPTPALRLGMWALAVGIVLTGAALGSAAGCAAGAAVLLCALAAGSPVRRGVSLLGLAVAAALVAGTAWALASDALRGGLAGVLEGRLTAHRVGLWQDALRMADRNRGLGVGPDRFGELSPAASQTVPADGKPHSAPLQVAAEQGLVGVVLIAAVFCWVLHALWRTPRSTPVALTAGAALTALAALASVSNALSFTSVTAGAGLLAGWATARPWAREDAEPRL
- a CDS encoding glutamate racemase yields the protein MKIALMDSGIGLLPAAAAVRRLRPDADLVLSWDPDGMPWGPRTPQDITQRALDVAEAAAAHGPDVLIVACNTASVHSLPQMRARFEPDLPIIGTVPAIKPAAAGGGHVAIWATPATTGSAYQRGLIEQFAAGATVTEVACPGLADAIHHADEAAVEAAIASAAARTPEDVTTVVLGCTNYELVGERIRAAVQRPDRPPLALHGSAGAVAAQALRRIGAEPAPHAVADTTLTVLLSGHEATLPDTALSYAEGRFLRSVSPVR
- the lnt gene encoding apolipoprotein N-acyltransferase — protein: MTVTATSVDQPDQLQPSASGTRGARLLRLVPAVASALCGVLLYVSFPPRTLWWLALPAFAGFAWVLRGRSWKAALGLGYLFGLGFLLPLLVWTGVEVGPGPWLALVAIEAIFIALVGVGVAAVSRLPAWPLWAAAVWIAGEAVRARVPFQGFPWGKIAFGQADGVFLPLAAVGGTPVLGFAVVLCGFGLYEAGRLIAEKRRSRAVWRGAAAAALLSVAVPVVGAVAARPLVSDKAEDGTRTVAVIQGNVPRSGLEFSAQRRAVLDHHVRETLRLAADVKAGKVARPDFVLWPENSSDIDPFANPDAAVVINEAAKAVGVPISVGGVVERDGKLLNEQILWDPVKGPTQTYDKRQIQPFGEYLPLRGLVGAINKNWTGMVRQDFSRGSKPGVFDLDGAKVGLATCYEAAFDWAVRDTVTHGAEMISVPSNNATFDRSEMTYQQLAMSRIRAVEHSRTVTVPVTSGVSAVIMPDGKITQKTGMFVPAYLVQKVPLRTSKTPATELGILPEMALVLVAAGGVGWAIGSGLRGRRAGGA
- a CDS encoding NUDIX hydrolase, which translates into the protein MATPDFIRTLRAAAGQQLLWLPGVTAIVFDDEGRVLLGRRVDNGKWSVIGGIPDPGEQPAACAVREVFEETAVHCVAERVVLVQALEPVTYPNGDTCQYMDITVRCRAVGGSARVNDDESLEVGWFAVDALPDLHEFGLFRIKQAMSEAPTWFDPMTIN
- a CDS encoding glycosyltransferase; the protein is MWITVVSLAAWCWLLLFQGFFWRTDVRLPAHGEPAAWPSVCVVVPARDEAAVLPASLPSLLAQDYPGRAEVFLVDDGSTDGTGELARELSRRHGGLPLTVGSPGEPPAGWTGKLWAVRHGIGLARARDPEFLLLTDADIAHAPHSLRELVAAADTGGFDVVSQMARLRVESLWERLVVPAFVYFFAQLYPFRRISRRRSRTAAAAGGCVLLRAGMAERARIPDAIRHAVIDDVALARAVKGAGGHVWLGLAERVDSVRPYPRLHDLWRMVSRSAYAQLRHNPLLLIGTVAGLALVYLVPPAALVAGAADGNAPTAVLGALAWAGMAGTYLPMLRYYGQPVWLAPLLPFTAFLYLLMTVDSAVQHHRGRGAAWKGRTYARPDAVPDEG